CTGTGAACAGCTATTATTGCTGAGAGAAAACAACTGCTAGGGATCAGTTCTACAGGAATTGATATGTACAAAGTATTATAATCCCAGAAATGCGAGTGTGTAATTATTTCAAGTTGCTCTATACAGTTCTTGTTCAAGCTCTGCACGGTCTAATTTTGAGACAAGCATCTcgccaccccccacccccccgccGCTACGCCAAATTAGCATTACAGCATCGTTCTGAAGGGACCTTGAGATGCTCGGACATTCTGTACAGCCACAGAGAGTCTGTTCTGTAATTTAAAGTGACTACTGCTGTTCTCTAGATTGCCGGCATTGTGCTGTCCCAGATCCTGATCTCTCAGATCCAAGATGAGATTACCTCTGTGTTGTGAGAGCAGGCTGCTGGAGGGTAAGCGGAAGGAAGgaaataacatacagtactcTGCTCAGCTCCTTTAACATGTGCAAAGACTTTTTACTGTGTCACTGCAAAGTTGGAGATTTCTTACTTCTAATGTGCTCCTGCCCTCGGACATTAAAGTGTGCTGCACTTAGTCATTCACATGCATAGTGTAAGGTGTATATTTATTGGTTTTGAACACGgattttgtattaatattgacGTGCAGATTTTATCTCGTGAAagtatttatatgtaaatgagATGTTTGCTAATAAAATTCAGTTGAAGAACaaagtttcatttaaaatgatgtacagtacagtacactgaTTAGAGGTGCACATTTTAGTAAAAGAATAAACTCATAAACCAAGTGATTATATATTACACTTTAAGATTACTTATCAATTTGGAAGCTTGGCAGCACTCACATGATTACATTGAAATTAGTGTAATATAACAAGTTTCTGCCGTCTTCACGAGAACATCAAGTTCCTGCCTGTTGGTAAAggactctcacacacataaacaccagCACGTCACACTACGGTGGTGCTTTGATGTTGCTTTTGCGCGGGGGCTGCGCTGCACACCTCGCAATCGGTCTAGACGTGGAGTGCCAGGGCTCTCTGCATCAGCCGGTCGGTCAGAGCGGAGTTTGGCCTCGCAGCATCACGCTCCACCAGAAGACATCTGGAGGAGTTCAAACAACACAAGACGGAGCAAAGAGATGAACAGATCTATTTAGTGGGACTACAAGCTGAGGGGCCTAACCTGATCAATAATGAAAAGTGTAACATGGCGTGACTGACTGCGAATGTCAGTTACATAATGGGATCATACAGCATCTGTCCAGAGTGGAAAGAGCTCAAGCTATACAGCATCATGATGAAATCTGATGCTTCAAATACCCTACAAGCTCTCTTTTCATCTCCTATGTTCTCTCAGCGGATTCTCACATAAAAACATGGACGGCCAAGGGCTGTAAAACCAATACTATTTGTGCTCTGTGGTGCATTACCTTCCAAGTTTCTGGTGGTGTTTATTCTGTGATTTCATGGTTGCGTGAATAAGCAGCTGATTGAAGAGATctctctgtaaaacacagtggacGGACCTATTAGTAGATAAGGACCAGCTTCCACACTGCATCTACAGTAGTTTCTTTGTAGTGAGAGTTATCTGAACACAAAGAACGTGAAATGCATCTCACTGATTTATTATTCATACACATAGGAGCACTGTGATCTCCACTATATAGCATGTTCATAAACTCAACAGCTTCAGCTCTTATACAGTGCATTACTCACCTCTGGCctatctccacaacaacaagGATTACTGCACACTCAAGGAAGCACATTACAGTATGATCAATGATATCTACAGACAGTAAAAAGGCTGAAAAGCTGACGGCTGTGCACATGAGAGCTGCACATCGGTTTGGGTTTGTTTATCTCATTTTTGGGAATATTACCTGTGCATCGCTGCCACCTATGTCCACTATACGGTAGCGTAAAGGGTACAGGAGCTCCACAGTTTGACTGTAGTTGCCCTGGTTGTATTCCAACATGGCCTGACAAATTGGTACACCAACAGGCCCGGCCAGCTGATGTTGCTGGTTGTCCCCGGGCTCCCTGTGAAGACAAGTAAACAGCTCATAAAAATACAAGACACTTCCCAGTACagctgaaaagtttaaaaacaagTGTCCTCAGAGAAATCCttagaaataagaaacaaatatcGAATGGCAAGGATATAAAACCAATGTTTTGAACAGATAAAGTAAGAGAATATGAAGAATGAACACAGAACAGATGGAAATTGCGTCTAGTCTCACGTAGTGTGTACTTTAAGACACTCAATCATTGTAAGGCACTCAGTAATGCATTGTTAAGCAACATTACCCGAGCCCTCGACACACAAGAGCAGCACTGGCGAAGGATTCATTTCACTCTAAGGTCAGAGATACTACGCTGTTGGGAGGCTTTCTAGGATTAGGTCATGCTTAAAGTCACTGCCTCTGACTGTAATATTACATTATGGCAAAATATGGATTATGCAAAGCTGTGCAAGCCTTCCTAACCATGGCAATACAAGTGACAGGGTACATGGAATAAAAAAAGGCCGAACATATCTGCAGCTTGCCTTATGATTCAAATTAGAGCTGTGCTAAGGAgaacattttctatttatgaCTTTTGAAGAGGGGCTATCCCCTGAAGATGCACCATTTCCCAACTCTTGGGACTAACTTTATATTAcataacagttaaaaaaaaaaaaaaaagaaacatgacaatTTAACTGCCCCACTTTGAAATGGTGGCTTTTCTGTGGGTTGTgtaccagaaaaaaaaaaaaagagagagagagagacacagagagagcacaGTCTGTCCATGGTCACAATGCTAGAAcgcattaaaaccacaaaactcTACGGAGGCAGCAGCTGCCTGTACAGCATCTGCTACAGAGGGACGGCTACATCCCGCACTCTCCGAGATCAACTGCAACTCTGAAATCTCTTTCTGACTGCATCCGCTCTCTGTCTCCGCAGCCTACGCTCAGccttgtttctgtctcctttttacATAAGGCCTGTGTGGCTCTTACGTAAGGCTGACAGAGTGTTGAGGTGTGCAGCGAGGAGAAGAGATGGCGCAGGATTTACTTAGCCAACTCCTTAAGGCCCTCCACGAGACGCTGAGAAGCTCCACTCTCGTTAGCTCCCAGCGACGCCATGAGGAAGTGGAGGTCATTAAATAGGATCACGTGGTCGTCGGTGTGAGCTTTCGTTACCTGGTGCAGCTCTCGCCAGCGGTCCTTcgcacacacacctgaaacGCACGCCAGCGCACAGAGACACTTTGAAACATTTATGAAATGCGAGCTGGTAATTTAGTGCGTGTCTAAGATGGAACCAAATAGAAAACTGAGGTCAGAGGTTCTGCTAATTATACAGCACCTCAAGTTTCACATTAATGAGGTATCAAAACACAGACTACCTCACCTCATTAGCAGTTTCACTTAACTTATTTCTACATTGAACTGTTGCAGCACTTTTATAAGGCTAATCAgggtcattaaaaaaaagtcttaataGAGCAATGATACACATCATTTGATGAATTTTAATCAAAGTCTGGTCAGCAACGCCTCAACATCCCACAAACAGGAAGATCAGAACTCCTTTCCTCATTTTCCtactgcaattttttttttaataggatGCTTTCTGAATGTTCATACTCTGCTATATCTTACCTTCCATTTCAAGTCTGTAGAGCAGTGAACAGGCATCCACAGTGTCTAACATGGATCCTGAGGCTTTACAACGTCTGAAAACCTTAGGGAGACAGGACACTTTTACTATTCTCTCGAACATTTGCGGGGACGTAATACAGCCGTCTCCACGCGGGCCATCGTTCAGAGACATAACATGTTGTATAAGACCAGTGAGGTCTTGATAGGGTTCTCCTGATGTGAGCAGTCATGATTTCCAGCTAACTTCATGTAAGAATTTTCTGTTGTGCTCCGCAGCcacaacataataaaatgtagtGCTACATCAAAGAGCTTTACTTTCAACCCATCTCTCCTATTTTTAgagtcaataaaaaaataatcagctttGGCTGTTGACACTGAAGTGGGGGGTGGGATTCCTCCGCTTGAGCAGCTTGGATCTGAAATCAGTTTGTTCACACTTGCCCTCTTGATTCAAGAGTACAGCACATTGCTTTTAGTCTGCATCCCCCCTGTGTAGCGGTACTGTACATGCATGGCTCTTCAATGTGTGTACTTGAGCAGATGTGCCATTAAAGTTTTGGTGCAAACTCAACACAAACCAACCTCGGAGTCGTAGATTTGCAGAGCGGCTTCGTACTGCtcctgtggaggaggaggaggaggaggaggaggaggaggaggaaggtaaGAATGAGGAATTTGAATAAGTTCAGACTTGAGAGATAAGCGGGAGTGATAGATTGTGTCGCGCAGATGCAAACACGAATTAATCTCCCAATATAATCAACTCCGGGCTTCAAATTACCCAGAGGGAAGGATATTATAAATACAAGTTCCACAAACACTCCTACTGCCAACTATTTGCTTGACTGAGAAAACTCATTATAATCTTTACCTTCTCTATGAAGTAGAGAGCCCAGTGCCAATAGTTATGACTGGCCAGGACGTCAGATACCTGGAATTAAACCATGATTATTACTCCTCAGGCTATTTCAATTTGTCATTTAACTCAGCTGCATTAAAACCTAATGACatatgatttattaaaaaaaactaatactAATTACTGTGGAGTTGTACCTGCCAGTCTTTCTCTCGACCCTCCATGAACGTCAGGCCCTTGTCGATCTCAGCTTTCATTTCACAAACATGGGCTACAGTGTGGACCGACCAGGCGTCATCCGGAGTCAGAGTAAGACCCTGCACACGAGAGCTGAACAGTTTGAAGGGAGAAGGAGCGATGCGAATCCCCAAAATGCTTTTTTCCGTacaccagaaagaaaaatgacagcTCAAAAATAACGGCATCCTTAACTCTCAGTTAATATCTGTCATGTCATCTGTGATGTACCTCAATCTTTTTTCAAGTGACCCTCTTGCCATACTGATACTTTGTATGCATTAGTCATTCAGCAGAGAGGAGTCAGGCTGCTGAGGTCTGGATGAACTGCTCATTATGGGTCTTCA
This DNA window, taken from Anabas testudineus chromosome 6, fAnaTes1.2, whole genome shotgun sequence, encodes the following:
- the ttc38 gene encoding tetratricopeptide repeat protein 38, whose translation is MIASSFRDCQAWRSEGLELSSSSNEACKLYDAILTQYVKWRNDETLGGFEGCISALHAADPNFVMGHVISTGLELVATTSSTRLDERLAGAVRRTVELAGCQDISPRERLHVRAMELFSHGNFPKACDVWEDILVDHPTDMLALKFAHDAYFYMGAQVQMRDSVARVLPHWKPHTPLSSYLKGLYSFGLMETRFYDQAEKVAMEGLTLTPDDAWSVHTVAHVCEMKAEIDKGLTFMEGREKDWQVSDVLASHNYWHWALYFIEKEQYEAALQIYDSEVFRRCKASGSMLDTVDACSLLYRLEMEGVCAKDRWRELHQVTKAHTDDHVILFNDLHFLMASLGANESGASQRLVEGLKELAKEPGDNQQHQLAGPVGVPICQAMLEYNQGNYSQTVELLYPLRYRIVDIGGSDAQRDLFNQLLIHATMKSQNKHHQKLGRCLLVERDAARPNSALTDRLMQRALALHV